The stretch of DNA TGGAGAACCTCGCTGGAGATGGCCGGCACGTCGCTCACCGTGCTCCGCCTGGATGACGAGATGGTCGAACTCTGGGACGCACCCGTGCATACCCCGGCCCTGCGTAAGGGAATGTAGTACAGCGGCGAACGGCACGGATCTGTACCGATCGCGGCAGACGGCGATGGGCACGAACAGCATGAGCGTCAGCACGGAGCAGGTTGCAGGGTTCATCGAGCGGTTCGCGGCGGCGGTGTCCGAGTACCGCCGCCTGCTGACCAGGCTCGATAGCGCGATCGGCGACGCCGACCACGGCGAGAACCTCAACCGCGGAATGAAGGCCGCGCTCGACAGGCTAGATGGCGAGGAACCCGCCGCGCTGCTCAAGTCCGTCGCGATGGCGCTGATCTCCAAGGTGGGTGGCGCGGCGGGGCCGCTGTACGGCACGGGGTTCCTGCGCGCCTCGAAGGCCGTCGAGGGAAAGGACGATCTCGACGGCGCCGACCTGGTTGCAGCGCTCGATGCCGCGTTCGAGGGCGTCGCCCAGCGCGGCAAGTCCGAGCGCGGCCAGAAGACGATGCTGGACGCGCTGGGTCCGGCGGTGGATGCCCTGCGCGCGGCCGTCGACGACGGCCGGGACATCGGCGAGGCGCTGCGATCCGCAGCCGAGGCGGCCGACGAGGGCAAGCGCGCCACGGTGCCACTGCTGGCGCAGCGCGGCAGGGCCAGCTACCTGGGCGAACGCAGCATCGGGCACCAGGACCCCGGGGCGACGTCGACGGCGATCCTGATCGCCTGCATGACCAGTGACGACGAGCTCGTCCACACCGCGGCCGAGGACGCCTCGGACAAGAAGCCAGAGGAGGGACCGGGCGTCGACGACGCCTGACACCGCAACGAGGTCGGTGCAGACCGACCTGGAAAGGCGAGGGACAGCTATGGCTGACTACGTCGGAGCTATCGACCAGGGCACCACATCGAGCCGCTTCATGGTCTTTGACCACGCGGGCGCCGAGGTGGGCAAGTCGCAGCTCGAGTTCGAGCAGATCCTGCCGCAGGCCGGCTGGGTCGAGCACGACCCACTGCACATCTGGCAGTCGGTGCGCAGCGCCGTGGAGCAGGGACTGGGCGGGGCGAACCTGTCGGCCAGCGACCTGGCCGCCGTGGGCGTCACCAACCAGCGCGAGACGACCGTGGTGTGGGATCCGAAGACAGGCAAGCCGTACCACAACGCGATCGTGTGGCAGGACACGCGCAACGACCGCCTGGTCACCCGCCACCAGAACGAGGGCCACGAGGAGACCGTGAGACAGAAGGCCGGCCTGCCGATCGCGACGTACTTCTCGGGCGGCAAGCTGCAGTGGCTGTTCGAGAACGTCGACGGCCTGCGTGAGAAGGCAGAGAACGGCGAGGCCCTGTTCGGCAACACCGACACCTGGGTGTTGTGGAACCTGACGGGCGGCACAGACGGCGGTGTGCACGTCACCGACGTGACCAACGCCAGCCGGACCATGCTGATGAACCTCGAGACACTCGACTGGGACGACGAGCTGCTCGAGATCTTCGGGGTACCACGGGCGATGTTGCCCGAGATCCGGCCCTCGTCGGATCCCAACTACTACGGCACGACCCGCCAGGGCGGGCCGTTCGGGCGGGAGATCCCGTTGTGCGGCGACCTCGGCGACCAGCAGGCGGCGACCGTCGGGCAGGTCTGCTACGACGTCGGTGATGGCAAGAACACCTACGGCACCGGCAACTTCCTCCTGCTCAACACCGGCACCGACCCGGTGCACAGCGAGAACGGCCTGCTGACCACGCTGGGATACAAGTTCGGCGACGACGATGCCGTGTACTGCCTGGAGGGCTCGATCGCCGTCACCGGCTCCGCCGTGCAGTGGCTGCGTGACCAGCTGGGCATCATCGCCAACGCGGCAGAGTCCGAGCGCCTGGCCAACAGCGTGGAGGACAACGGCGGCGTCGTGTTCGTACCGGCCTTCTCGGGGCTGTTCGCACCGTACTGGGACAGCTCCGCGCGTGGGGCCATCCTCGGGCTCTCACGGTTCAACACCAAGGAGCACCTGGTCCGCGCCACACTCGAGGCGGTCTGCTACCAGTCCCGCGACGTGGCCGACGCGATGAACGCCGACTCGGGCGTCGACCTCGAGGTGCTCAAGGTCGACGGCGGGATGACCGTCAACG from Euzebyales bacterium encodes:
- the dhaL gene encoding dihydroxyacetone kinase subunit DhaL, producing MSVSTEQVAGFIERFAAAVSEYRRLLTRLDSAIGDADHGENLNRGMKAALDRLDGEEPAALLKSVAMALISKVGGAAGPLYGTGFLRASKAVEGKDDLDGADLVAALDAAFEGVAQRGKSERGQKTMLDALGPAVDALRAAVDDGRDIGEALRSAAEAADEGKRATVPLLAQRGRASYLGERSIGHQDPGATSTAILIACMTSDDELVHTAAEDASDKKPEEGPGVDDA
- the glpK gene encoding glycerol kinase GlpK — translated: MADYVGAIDQGTTSSRFMVFDHAGAEVGKSQLEFEQILPQAGWVEHDPLHIWQSVRSAVEQGLGGANLSASDLAAVGVTNQRETTVVWDPKTGKPYHNAIVWQDTRNDRLVTRHQNEGHEETVRQKAGLPIATYFSGGKLQWLFENVDGLREKAENGEALFGNTDTWVLWNLTGGTDGGVHVTDVTNASRTMLMNLETLDWDDELLEIFGVPRAMLPEIRPSSDPNYYGTTRQGGPFGREIPLCGDLGDQQAATVGQVCYDVGDGKNTYGTGNFLLLNTGTDPVHSENGLLTTLGYKFGDDDAVYCLEGSIAVTGSAVQWLRDQLGIIANAAESERLANSVEDNGGVVFVPAFSGLFAPYWDSSARGAILGLSRFNTKEHLVRATLEAVCYQSRDVADAMNADSGVDLEVLKVDGGMTVNDTLMQLQADVLGVPVSRPVVAETTALGAAYAAGLAVGFWNNTDEMRENWLEDKRWEPQWSDDQREEGYARWKKAVERTRDWVDVSG